A section of the Pithys albifrons albifrons isolate INPA30051 chromosome 30, PitAlb_v1, whole genome shotgun sequence genome encodes:
- the C30H1orf43 gene encoding protein C1orf43 homolog isoform X1 has protein sequence MAGAGSNWLSGVNVVLVMAYGSLVFVLLFIFVKRQIMRFAMKSRRGPHVPVGQHAPKDLKEEIDIRLSRVQDIRYEPRLLAEDDGRLLQLETPGCYNYLYRMKALDAIRTSEIPFQAEGRYPKSLVGKNFCAYLLELRNSSTSFKGIRKALIDTLLDGYESARYGTGVFGKPEYLKYQEALNELANITKARGGSSQRQHQSAAKDLTLSPEVSNPTTIQVTYLPSSQKSKRAKHFLELKSFKDNYNTLESTLCGQGAREHPQCWASAHGVLQWIMESRLKRRLALELQLAGREQAAVRQVALCQLVLDEHQQHQQELSQLGKAFYIERL, from the exons atgGCGGGGGCCGGCAGCAACTGGCTCTCGGGGGTCAACGTGGTGCTGGTCATGGCCTACGGCAGCCTG GTCTTCGTGTTGCTCTTCATCTTCGTGAAACGCCAGATCATGCGCTTCGCCATGAAGTCCCGGCGCGGCCCCCACGTGCCCGTGGGGCAACACGCGCCCAAG gatTTAAAGGAGGAGATCGACATTCGGCTGTCGAGGGTGCAGGACATCAGGTACGAGCCCCGGCTGCTGGCTGAGGACGATGGccggctgctgcagctggagacaCCAG GTTGCTATAACTACCTGTACAGGATGAAGGCACTGGATGCAATCAGAACATCGG AAATCCCATTTCAAGCAGAGGGCCGGTACCCAAAGTCTTTAGTAGGGAAGAACTTCTGTGCCTACCTTCTGGAACTGCGGAATTCCAGCACCTCCTTCAAAGGCATCCGCAAAGCCTTGATTGACACTCTGCTGGATGGGTACGAGAGTGCCCGCTATGGCACCGGG GTGTTTGGGAAACCAGAATATCTGAAGTACCAGGAAGCTCTGAATGAGCTGGCAAACAT CACCAAGGCCCGTGGGGGCAGCAGCCAGCGGCAGCACCAGTCAGCAGCAAAGGACCTCACCCTGTCCCCTGAAGTCTCCAACCCCACCACCATCCAGGTCACCTACCTGCCTTCCAGCCAGAAGAGCAAACGTGCCAAACACTTCCTGGAGCTGAAGAGCTTCAAGGACAACTACAACACACTGGAGAGCACCCT ctgtgggcagggggcCAGGGAACACCCCCAGTGCTGGGCCTCAGCCCACGGGGTGCTGCAGTGGATCATGGAGTCGCGGCTGAAGCGGCGCCTGGCgttggagctgcagctggcaggcagggagcaggcagcG GTCCGCCAAGTCGCCCTGTGCCAGCTTGTCCTGGATGAGcatcagcagcaccagcaggagctgagccagTTGGGAAAAGCCTTCTACATAGAGCGGCTCTGA
- the C30H1orf43 gene encoding protein C1orf43 homolog isoform X2 — MAGAGSNWLSGVNVVLVMAYGSLVFVLLFIFVKRQIMRFAMKSRRGPHVPVGQHAPKDLKEEIDIRLSRVQDIRYEPRLLAEDDGRLLQLETPGCYNYLYRMKALDAIRTSEIPFQAEGRYPKSLVGKNFCAYLLELRNSSTSFKGIRKALIDTLLDGYESARYGTGVFGKPEYLKYQEALNELANITKARGGSSQRQHQSAAKDLTLSPEVSNPTTIQVTYLPSSQKSKRAKHFLELKSFKDNYNTLESTLSGRRGLLVQGCWRAVGRGPGNTPSAGPQPTGCCSGSWSRG, encoded by the exons atgGCGGGGGCCGGCAGCAACTGGCTCTCGGGGGTCAACGTGGTGCTGGTCATGGCCTACGGCAGCCTG GTCTTCGTGTTGCTCTTCATCTTCGTGAAACGCCAGATCATGCGCTTCGCCATGAAGTCCCGGCGCGGCCCCCACGTGCCCGTGGGGCAACACGCGCCCAAG gatTTAAAGGAGGAGATCGACATTCGGCTGTCGAGGGTGCAGGACATCAGGTACGAGCCCCGGCTGCTGGCTGAGGACGATGGccggctgctgcagctggagacaCCAG GTTGCTATAACTACCTGTACAGGATGAAGGCACTGGATGCAATCAGAACATCGG AAATCCCATTTCAAGCAGAGGGCCGGTACCCAAAGTCTTTAGTAGGGAAGAACTTCTGTGCCTACCTTCTGGAACTGCGGAATTCCAGCACCTCCTTCAAAGGCATCCGCAAAGCCTTGATTGACACTCTGCTGGATGGGTACGAGAGTGCCCGCTATGGCACCGGG GTGTTTGGGAAACCAGAATATCTGAAGTACCAGGAAGCTCTGAATGAGCTGGCAAACAT CACCAAGGCCCGTGGGGGCAGCAGCCAGCGGCAGCACCAGTCAGCAGCAAAGGACCTCACCCTGTCCCCTGAAGTCTCCAACCCCACCACCATCCAGGTCACCTACCTGCCTTCCAGCCAGAAGAGCAAACGTGCCAAACACTTCCTGGAGCTGAAGAGCTTCAAGGACAACTACAACACACTGGAGAGCACCCT GTCTGGCAGAAGGGGACTGCTGGTGCAAGGCTGCTGGAGAG ctgtgggcagggggcCAGGGAACACCCCCAGTGCTGGGCCTCAGCCCACGGGGTGCTGCAGTGGATCATGGAGTCGCGGCTGA
- the C30H1orf43 gene encoding protein C1orf43 homolog isoform X4 — protein sequence MRFAMKSRRGPHVPVGQHAPKDLKEEIDIRLSRVQDIRYEPRLLAEDDGRLLQLETPGCYNYLYRMKALDAIRTSEIPFQAEGRYPKSLVGKNFCAYLLELRNSSTSFKGIRKALIDTLLDGYESARYGTGVFGKPEYLKYQEALNELANITKARGGSSQRQHQSAAKDLTLSPEVSNPTTIQVTYLPSSQKSKRAKHFLELKSFKDNYNTLESTL from the exons ATGCGCTTCGCCATGAAGTCCCGGCGCGGCCCCCACGTGCCCGTGGGGCAACACGCGCCCAAG gatTTAAAGGAGGAGATCGACATTCGGCTGTCGAGGGTGCAGGACATCAGGTACGAGCCCCGGCTGCTGGCTGAGGACGATGGccggctgctgcagctggagacaCCAG GTTGCTATAACTACCTGTACAGGATGAAGGCACTGGATGCAATCAGAACATCGG AAATCCCATTTCAAGCAGAGGGCCGGTACCCAAAGTCTTTAGTAGGGAAGAACTTCTGTGCCTACCTTCTGGAACTGCGGAATTCCAGCACCTCCTTCAAAGGCATCCGCAAAGCCTTGATTGACACTCTGCTGGATGGGTACGAGAGTGCCCGCTATGGCACCGGG GTGTTTGGGAAACCAGAATATCTGAAGTACCAGGAAGCTCTGAATGAGCTGGCAAACAT CACCAAGGCCCGTGGGGGCAGCAGCCAGCGGCAGCACCAGTCAGCAGCAAAGGACCTCACCCTGTCCCCTGAAGTCTCCAACCCCACCACCATCCAGGTCACCTACCTGCCTTCCAGCCAGAAGAGCAAACGTGCCAAACACTTCCTGGAGCTGAAGAGCTTCAAGGACAACTACAACACACTGGAGAGCACCCTGTGA
- the C30H1orf43 gene encoding protein C1orf43 homolog isoform X3: MAGAGSNWLSGVNVVLVMAYGSLVFVLLFIFVKRQIMRFAMKSRRGPHVPVGQHAPKDLKEEIDIRLSRVQDIRYEPRLLAEDDGRLLQLETPGCYNYLYRMKALDAIRTSEIPFQAEGRYPKSLVGKNFCAYLLELRNSSTSFKGIRKALIDTLLDGCLGNQNI, from the exons atgGCGGGGGCCGGCAGCAACTGGCTCTCGGGGGTCAACGTGGTGCTGGTCATGGCCTACGGCAGCCTG GTCTTCGTGTTGCTCTTCATCTTCGTGAAACGCCAGATCATGCGCTTCGCCATGAAGTCCCGGCGCGGCCCCCACGTGCCCGTGGGGCAACACGCGCCCAAG gatTTAAAGGAGGAGATCGACATTCGGCTGTCGAGGGTGCAGGACATCAGGTACGAGCCCCGGCTGCTGGCTGAGGACGATGGccggctgctgcagctggagacaCCAG GTTGCTATAACTACCTGTACAGGATGAAGGCACTGGATGCAATCAGAACATCGG AAATCCCATTTCAAGCAGAGGGCCGGTACCCAAAGTCTTTAGTAGGGAAGAACTTCTGTGCCTACCTTCTGGAACTGCGGAATTCCAGCACCTCCTTCAAAGGCATCCGCAAAGCCTTGATTGACACTCTGCTGGATGG GTGTTTGGGAAACCAGAATATCTGA